A region from the Thermococcus sp. Bubb.Bath genome encodes:
- the glp gene encoding gephyrin-like molybdotransferase Glp, giving the protein MAFLKVVPLEKAREILNSFGMEPKTEEVPLEDALGRVLAEDVVSPIDVPPFDRATFDGYAVRAEDTFMASEAEPVRLRVIGEVHAGDFPDFALDAGTCAYISTGAPLPQGADAVIQFEDVEREGDEVVIFKPAYPGLDVVKRGVDVPKGKLVLEKGTRLGFKETALLSAVGLSKVKVYRKPRVAVISTGSEIVLPGEELKPGEIYDINGRAVSDAIRELGGEACFLGVARDDEKRVAELILKGISECDMVLLSGGASGGMHDLTSSVIERLGQLYIHGIAIQPGKPTIIGQIDGKPVIGLPGKPTSCLTNFTLLVAPLLRKLLGRETEVRKIRKKLAHKVFSVKGRRQFLPVKIDGDRAVPILKGSDVVTSFVDANGFIEVPENVEILEAGEEVEVTLFG; this is encoded by the coding sequence ATGGCGTTCCTTAAGGTTGTTCCCCTTGAAAAAGCCCGTGAGATTCTGAACTCCTTTGGGATGGAGCCCAAAACGGAGGAAGTCCCCCTCGAAGATGCTCTAGGGCGGGTTCTTGCTGAGGACGTGGTTTCTCCAATAGACGTTCCTCCGTTTGATAGGGCCACCTTCGATGGGTACGCCGTTAGGGCGGAGGACACGTTCATGGCCAGCGAGGCAGAGCCGGTTAGGCTTAGAGTCATTGGGGAAGTCCACGCTGGCGATTTTCCCGACTTTGCCCTCGATGCCGGAACCTGTGCATACATATCGACGGGTGCCCCGCTCCCCCAGGGAGCCGATGCCGTTATCCAGTTCGAGGACGTCGAGCGTGAGGGCGATGAAGTTGTGATATTCAAACCTGCATACCCTGGACTGGACGTGGTAAAGCGCGGTGTGGACGTTCCAAAGGGCAAGCTCGTTCTGGAGAAGGGCACGCGCCTGGGGTTCAAGGAGACGGCGCTTCTCTCCGCTGTTGGCCTCTCTAAAGTCAAAGTCTACAGAAAGCCCAGGGTGGCGGTTATAAGCACTGGAAGCGAAATCGTCCTTCCTGGGGAGGAACTTAAACCCGGCGAGATATACGACATAAACGGCAGGGCCGTCAGCGACGCGATAAGGGAACTCGGTGGAGAGGCCTGCTTCCTTGGGGTTGCCAGGGATGATGAGAAGCGCGTTGCCGAGCTCATACTCAAGGGCATCTCGGAGTGCGACATGGTGCTCCTCAGCGGGGGCGCCAGCGGGGGAATGCACGATCTAACGAGCTCGGTTATCGAGCGGCTTGGCCAGCTTTACATACACGGTATTGCAATACAGCCAGGAAAGCCAACGATAATTGGCCAGATCGATGGAAAGCCCGTGATTGGCCTTCCAGGTAAGCCCACAAGCTGTCTAACGAACTTCACACTCCTCGTAGCTCCCCTCCTGAGGAAGCTCCTTGGAAGGGAAACCGAGGTCAGAAAAATTAGAAAGAAGCTCGCCCACAAGGTTTTCTCCGTCAAGGGCAGGAGGCAGTTTCTCCCAGTCAAAATCGACGGTGATAGGGCCGTTCCGATACTGAAGGGTAGCGACGTGGTTACCAGCTTTGTCGATGCCAACGGCTTCATCGAGGTCCCGGAGAACGTTGAGATACTGGAGGCGGGGGAAGAGGTGGAGGTCACGCTCTTTGGTTGA
- a CDS encoding nucleotidyltransferase domain-containing protein — MPREKVVRIWDEREVVYTPKRWRYLWEKREKALAIMERLEGFDPQLYGSVARGDVRKDSDIDIFIPFRVPSYLIELALEGLVRRRKIVMATPRHLVKGVIGIDEETTVTFPLIEPTDRELEFYRWGGMVDLWGVKTKQRVPGVNKKLILIVPTEKGHIEREVIGREPEVARTLGVSIDIVTERVHVLTRRDSIGRTGIYTDEEVPDWMTFEEALKVIADRDPNVRRKVRERGGV, encoded by the coding sequence ATGCCGAGGGAGAAAGTGGTCAGAATCTGGGACGAGCGCGAGGTGGTTTACACCCCAAAGCGCTGGCGCTACCTCTGGGAGAAGCGGGAGAAAGCTTTAGCGATAATGGAGCGCCTTGAGGGGTTCGACCCCCAGCTATATGGAAGCGTAGCCAGGGGGGACGTTCGGAAGGACAGCGACATAGACATCTTCATCCCGTTTAGGGTGCCGAGCTACCTAATCGAGCTCGCCCTGGAGGGCCTCGTAAGGAGGAGGAAGATAGTCATGGCCACCCCCCGGCACCTCGTCAAGGGGGTCATCGGGATAGACGAGGAAACAACGGTCACTTTTCCGCTCATCGAGCCTACCGACAGGGAGCTGGAGTTCTACCGCTGGGGCGGAATGGTCGACTTATGGGGCGTGAAGACGAAGCAGCGCGTCCCCGGAGTTAATAAAAAGCTGATTCTGATAGTCCCCACTGAAAAGGGGCACATAGAGAGGGAAGTCATTGGAAGGGAGCCGGAGGTCGCCAGAACGCTCGGAGTCAGCATCGACATAGTCACCGAACGCGTTCACGTCCTCACGAGAAGGGACTCGATAGGGAGAACGGGCATATACACAGACGAAGAGGTTCCGGACTGGATGACATTCGAGGAGGCGTTAAAGGTAATAGCCGACCGCGATCCTAACGTGAGGAGGAAGGTGAGGGAGCGGGGAGGGGTTTAA
- a CDS encoding Lrp/AsnC family transcriptional regulator: MDELDMKILRLLQKNARMSYREMAKELKVAVGTVYNRVKKMEEEGIIRGFCVNIDYEKVGFGLTAVVGIKAKGREIVRIERKLAEHPRVAQVYDVTGEYDIIAVAKFRDRADMNRFVKWVLSLDGVEKTNTSVVMDTVKEEPVLEIGTSEER; the protein is encoded by the coding sequence ATGGACGAACTCGACATGAAGATACTTCGGCTCCTTCAGAAGAACGCCAGGATGTCTTACAGGGAGATGGCGAAGGAGCTGAAGGTGGCAGTCGGAACGGTCTACAACAGGGTAAAGAAGATGGAGGAAGAGGGGATAATACGGGGCTTCTGCGTGAACATTGACTACGAAAAGGTCGGCTTCGGTCTCACGGCGGTCGTGGGGATAAAGGCGAAGGGAAGGGAGATAGTTAGAATCGAGAGGAAACTCGCAGAACATCCCCGCGTGGCCCAGGTGTACGACGTGACTGGCGAGTACGACATAATAGCGGTCGCGAAGTTCAGAGATAGAGCGGATATGAACAGGTTCGTGAAGTGGGTTCTCTCACTGGACGGTGTCGAGAAGACCAACACAAGCGTCGTTATGGACACGGTAAAAGAAGAGCCGGTGCTGGAGATAGGGACTAGCGAAGAACGATGA
- the serS gene encoding serine--tRNA ligase yields the protein MLDIKLIRENPDVVRKDLIKRGETEKLKWIDEILELDAKWRENLKKINALRKERNQLAVQVGKRKKAGEPVDDLLAKSNEIAKGIEELEKEVEELRKRIDYYLWRLPNITHESVPIGKDDTENVPIRFWGKARVWEGFLESFKEQSLGKMDYEVLNWRPRLHVDLLELLRGADLERAAKVSGARFYYLMNELVILDLALIRFALDKLIEKGFTPVVPPYMVRRFVEEGVTAFEDFEDVIYKVEDEDLYLIPTAEHPLAGLHANEIIEGKDLPLLYVGVSPCFRKEAGTAGKDTKGIFRVHQFHKVEQFVYSRPEESWDWHEKIIANAEEIFRALEIPYRVVNICTGDLGYVAAKKYDIEAWMAGQGKFREVVSASNATDWQARRLNIRFRDKTHEKPKFVHTLNSTAIATSRAVVAILENHQTEEGVVKLPKALWKYTGFKEILPASMKEGCCE from the coding sequence ATGCTCGACATAAAGCTCATTCGCGAAAACCCCGATGTAGTTAGGAAGGACCTCATCAAACGTGGAGAAACTGAAAAGCTGAAGTGGATAGATGAAATCTTGGAGCTCGACGCGAAGTGGCGCGAGAACCTGAAGAAGATAAACGCCCTACGGAAGGAGCGCAATCAGCTCGCCGTCCAGGTAGGCAAGAGGAAGAAGGCCGGAGAGCCCGTAGACGACCTCCTCGCGAAGAGCAACGAGATAGCTAAGGGGATTGAGGAGCTGGAGAAGGAAGTAGAAGAGCTGAGGAAGAGGATAGACTACTACCTCTGGCGCCTCCCTAACATAACCCACGAGAGCGTCCCGATTGGAAAGGACGACACAGAGAACGTTCCGATAAGGTTCTGGGGCAAGGCCAGGGTCTGGGAGGGCTTCCTGGAGAGCTTTAAGGAGCAGAGCCTCGGAAAGATGGACTACGAAGTTTTGAACTGGAGGCCGAGGCTCCACGTTGACCTGCTTGAACTCCTCCGCGGTGCCGACCTTGAGAGGGCCGCCAAGGTGAGCGGAGCGCGCTTTTACTACCTCATGAACGAGCTCGTCATCCTTGATTTGGCACTCATCCGCTTTGCCCTCGACAAACTCATAGAGAAGGGCTTCACCCCGGTTGTTCCACCGTACATGGTGCGCCGCTTCGTTGAGGAGGGGGTCACCGCCTTCGAAGACTTCGAGGACGTTATTTATAAGGTCGAGGACGAGGACCTTTACCTTATCCCAACGGCCGAGCACCCATTAGCCGGCCTTCACGCCAACGAGATAATCGAAGGAAAAGACCTCCCGCTCCTTTATGTTGGAGTAAGCCCGTGCTTCAGGAAGGAGGCTGGAACCGCGGGGAAGGACACGAAGGGAATCTTCCGCGTCCACCAGTTCCACAAGGTTGAGCAGTTCGTCTATTCCCGCCCGGAGGAGAGCTGGGACTGGCACGAGAAGATAATCGCCAACGCCGAGGAGATATTCCGGGCCCTTGAGATACCCTACCGTGTCGTCAACATCTGCACCGGTGATCTGGGCTATGTCGCCGCCAAGAAGTACGACATTGAGGCTTGGATGGCAGGCCAGGGCAAGTTCCGCGAGGTTGTTTCAGCGAGCAACGCTACTGACTGGCAGGCGAGAAGGCTGAACATCCGCTTCCGCGACAAGACTCACGAGAAGCCCAAGTTCGTCCACACGCTCAACTCCACTGCGATAGCCACTTCGAGGGCGGTAGTTGCCATCCTAGAGAACCACCAGACGGAGGAGGGCGTCGTAAAGCTCCCGAAGGCCCTTTGGAAGTACACAGGCTTCAAGGAGATACTGCCGGCGAGCATGAAGGAGGGGTGCTGTGAGTAG
- a CDS encoding YkgJ family cysteine cluster protein: MASDKRLVATVNLRTLEVTIHSSVRFKCVENCGRCCRELEIPLRDEDIERIEDLGYNAWEFVDYEKSFYRGDKFLGYAIKKNPVTDECVFLDPETKRCRIYRERPLACRLYPFVFVKHGETMEVYIRMDPFCPGVNHPDGEEVTGEFLLREYGDIIREYQSKLGNVQKKR, encoded by the coding sequence ATGGCCTCGGATAAGAGGCTTGTGGCCACGGTAAACCTTCGGACGCTCGAAGTTACCATCCACTCCAGTGTCAGGTTCAAGTGTGTAGAGAACTGCGGCAGGTGCTGCAGAGAGCTTGAAATACCGCTAAGAGACGAAGACATAGAGCGCATTGAAGACCTTGGGTATAATGCATGGGAATTCGTCGACTACGAGAAGTCCTTCTACCGCGGGGACAAGTTCCTTGGCTATGCGATAAAGAAAAACCCCGTAACGGACGAGTGCGTTTTCCTTGATCCAGAGACCAAGAGGTGCAGGATATACCGTGAAAGACCCCTCGCCTGCAGGCTCTATCCTTTCGTCTTTGTCAAGCACGGTGAAACCATGGAGGTATACATAAGAATGGATCCTTTCTGTCCCGGAGTGAACCATCCTGATGGAGAGGAGGTAACCGGGGAGTTCCTCCTGCGGGAGTACGGGGACATTATCAGAGAATACCAGAGTAAACTTGGAAATGTGCAAAAGAAGAGATAA
- the mtnP gene encoding S-methyl-5'-thioadenosine phosphorylase, which translates to MPRIAIIGGSGVYDPALLENIREDFVTTPYGKVRVKIGEYQGEEIAFMARHGEGHSVPPHKINYRANIWALHELGVERILSTSAVGSLNLEMKPGDFVVLDQLIDFTKTRHYTFYDGEDSPHEGKFVAHVDFTEPYCPELRKALINAAKELGFTYHPMGTYACMEGPRFETRAEIRALKILGADVVGMTQCPEAALARELEMCYSSVAIVTNYAAGISQSKLTHTEVVELMAKRSEEIKLLLMSAIKYIPRERRCPCKDALKGATGE; encoded by the coding sequence ATGCCGAGGATAGCAATAATTGGTGGTTCTGGAGTGTACGACCCGGCACTCCTTGAGAACATCAGGGAGGACTTCGTGACGACACCCTACGGGAAGGTCAGGGTAAAAATTGGAGAATACCAAGGAGAAGAGATAGCCTTTATGGCGAGGCACGGTGAAGGGCACAGCGTCCCACCTCACAAGATAAACTACAGGGCCAATATCTGGGCGCTTCACGAGCTCGGCGTTGAGAGGATCCTCTCCACCTCCGCAGTCGGTTCCCTAAACCTTGAGATGAAGCCCGGGGACTTCGTGGTTCTTGACCAGCTTATTGACTTCACCAAAACGCGGCATTATACGTTCTACGACGGAGAGGACAGCCCCCACGAGGGGAAGTTCGTCGCCCACGTGGACTTTACCGAGCCATACTGCCCCGAACTGAGAAAGGCTCTGATAAACGCAGCCAAGGAGCTTGGCTTCACGTACCATCCGATGGGTACGTACGCGTGCATGGAGGGGCCGAGGTTCGAGACCAGGGCGGAGATAAGAGCCCTTAAGATACTCGGAGCAGACGTCGTGGGGATGACTCAGTGCCCGGAGGCCGCTCTAGCCAGGGAGCTTGAGATGTGTTACTCCAGCGTTGCTATTGTTACCAACTACGCCGCCGGTATCAGCCAGAGCAAGCTAACCCACACGGAGGTCGTCGAGCTAATGGCCAAAAGGAGCGAGGAAATAAAACTTCTCCTGATGAGCGCCATAAAGTATATACCGCGGGAGAGGCGCTGTCCCTGTAAGGACGCACTGAAGGGCGCCACAGGTGAGTGA
- a CDS encoding dicarboxylate/amino acid:cation symporter, producing the protein MGKSLLRQYLDYPVLWKILWGLILGTVFGLIAGHYGYAESVKTYIKPFGDLFVRLLKMLVMPIVLASLVVGAASISPARLGRVGVKIVVYYLITSAMAVFFGLIVGRLFKVGTGIHLGTGTGKAIQAKPPSLIKTLLDIVPTNPFASLSNGNVLQVIFFAIILGIAITYLMNRNEERVRRAGETLLRVFDGLAEAMYLIVAGVMQYAPIGVFALIAYVMAEQGVKVVGPLAKVVGAVYTGLFLQIVITYFIFLKVFGIDPFKFLKKAKDAMVTAFVTRSSSGTLPVTMRVAEEEMGVDKGIFSFTLPLGATINMDGTALYQGVTVLFVASAIGHPLTLSQQLVVVLTAVLASIGTAGVPGAGAIMLAMVLQSIGLDLTAGSPVALAYAMILGIDAILDMGRTMVNVTGDLTGTVIVAKTEKELDESKWR; encoded by the coding sequence ATGGGAAAAAGTCTCTTAAGACAATACCTCGACTATCCGGTTCTGTGGAAAATTCTCTGGGGTTTAATTCTTGGTACCGTTTTTGGCCTCATAGCAGGGCACTACGGCTATGCAGAAAGTGTGAAGACTTACATCAAGCCCTTCGGTGACCTCTTCGTTAGACTGCTAAAAATGCTCGTGATGCCAATAGTCCTCGCATCACTTGTAGTTGGTGCCGCTAGTATCAGTCCAGCTCGTCTCGGTCGTGTTGGTGTTAAGATAGTCGTTTACTACCTCATCACCTCCGCTATGGCAGTTTTCTTCGGTCTCATTGTGGGCAGGCTCTTCAAGGTCGGAACTGGGATACATCTCGGAACGGGAACCGGAAAGGCAATACAGGCAAAACCACCCTCCCTGATCAAGACCCTTCTTGATATAGTACCGACAAATCCCTTTGCTTCCCTCTCCAATGGCAACGTCCTCCAGGTTATATTCTTTGCAATAATTCTCGGCATAGCGATAACGTATCTCATGAACAGAAACGAGGAGAGAGTTAGACGAGCAGGTGAAACTCTACTGAGGGTCTTCGATGGGCTAGCTGAGGCAATGTACCTCATAGTCGCTGGAGTAATGCAGTACGCGCCAATAGGCGTTTTTGCCCTTATAGCTTACGTTATGGCCGAGCAGGGTGTTAAGGTGGTAGGACCCTTGGCAAAGGTCGTTGGGGCAGTCTATACCGGCCTCTTCCTTCAGATAGTCATTACTTACTTCATTTTCCTGAAGGTCTTTGGGATAGACCCCTTTAAGTTCCTCAAGAAGGCGAAGGATGCCATGGTAACAGCCTTTGTCACAAGGAGCTCCAGTGGAACCCTTCCAGTCACGATGCGTGTGGCTGAGGAGGAGATGGGAGTCGACAAAGGCATATTCTCATTCACCCTACCCCTCGGTGCGACTATAAACATGGACGGAACAGCACTCTACCAAGGTGTCACAGTCCTCTTTGTCGCCAGTGCTATTGGACACCCGCTCACTCTCAGCCAGCAGCTCGTTGTCGTCCTCACTGCAGTTCTTGCATCGATAGGAACGGCGGGTGTTCCAGGTGCTGGTGCCATCATGCTCGCGATGGTCCTTCAGAGCATCGGCCTCGATCTCACAGCGGGAAGCCCCGTGGCCCTCGCATATGCTATGATACTTGGAATTGACGCCATTCTTGACATGGGCAGGACGATGGTAAACGTAACCGGTGACCTCACTGGAACAGTGATCGTGGCCAAGACGGAAAAAGAGCTAGACGAGAGCAAGTGGCGTTAG
- a CDS encoding phosphoribosyltransferase family protein, producing MSQLKSVREKLRLINILRLLKETYTYDELSKLTGLPITVLNRYVRGKVLPSTERTRELIELLSPYINIQNEVRRRLKFDSLGFFDSMSVLSDTPLMVLLSEDIGGKLSDIDVDKVLTAATDGIPLAVHIGRELGVDVVYAKKKKEVGVEKFHEVNYVPSASGSITTLYLPTWALGKGDKVLIVDDVVRSGETQRALVELCHRAGAKPVGMVFLVSVGDIIERLREEYGIPVESIVTLER from the coding sequence ATGAGCCAGCTGAAGTCAGTTAGGGAGAAACTCAGACTCATCAACATACTCAGGCTCCTCAAGGAGACGTACACGTACGATGAGCTCTCCAAGCTGACGGGCCTTCCAATAACCGTCCTGAACAGGTACGTCCGGGGGAAGGTCCTCCCAAGCACCGAGAGAACCAGGGAGCTTATTGAACTCCTGAGTCCATACATCAACATCCAGAACGAGGTGAGGAGGAGGCTTAAGTTTGACAGCCTTGGCTTCTTCGACAGCATGTCGGTTCTGAGCGACACCCCGCTCATGGTTCTGCTCTCCGAGGACATTGGGGGGAAGCTCTCTGACATTGATGTCGACAAGGTGCTGACCGCGGCGACGGACGGGATTCCCCTCGCGGTTCACATCGGCAGAGAACTGGGCGTTGACGTCGTTTACGCCAAAAAGAAGAAGGAAGTCGGTGTTGAGAAGTTCCACGAAGTCAACTACGTCCCCAGTGCATCTGGGAGTATAACGACTCTTTACCTCCCAACGTGGGCCCTTGGCAAAGGGGATAAAGTACTCATCGTGGACGATGTCGTGAGGAGCGGAGAGACACAGAGGGCACTCGTTGAGCTCTGCCACCGCGCTGGGGCCAAGCCCGTTGGAATGGTCTTCCTGGTCAGCGTGGGGGACATCATCGAGCGTCTGCGTGAAGAGTACGGTATCCCAGTTGAGAGCATCGTAACCCTGGAGAGATGA
- a CDS encoding Lrp/AsnC family transcriptional regulator, with product MIEAIILIVAHPGTEEKVYETLRAYPNVKEIYRVYGEYDLLLRVEVSDIGELDEFHDSALRRTGNIELTETMIASTYSVKE from the coding sequence ATGATTGAGGCGATAATCCTTATAGTCGCCCATCCCGGAACTGAGGAAAAGGTCTACGAGACCCTTCGCGCCTATCCCAACGTGAAGGAGATATACAGGGTTTACGGCGAGTACGACCTGCTTCTCCGCGTTGAGGTCAGCGACATCGGCGAGCTGGACGAATTCCACGACAGCGCCCTCAGGAGAACCGGGAACATCGAACTCACGGAGACGATGATAGCCAGTACTTACAGTGTCAAGGAGTGA
- a CDS encoding NAD(P)/FAD-dependent oxidoreductase, whose amino-acid sequence MGYDVVVIGASAGGLTAAISAKRFYPDKSVLVIKKEEVSMVPCGIPYIFGTLTEVDDDILPTERFLKPLGVETLTDEVVEINAREKTLKTKSGEEIGWKKLVIATGSRPQIPDIPGADLEGVFTVSKDYNHLKELKTRLENSEKVVIIGGGFIALEVGDEIRKSGKEVTLVVRSRLLRNSFDPEFSEMIEERLTESGINIAYGNAEELIGKRKVEGVKLADGTELPADTVILSTGYRPNVELAVKAGLKVTRYGIWTDEYMRTSCSDIFAVGDCVEHRDFFTGKPYPLMLASTATFEARIAGANLFKLQIVRENRRTIGAYSTHVAGLTLAAAGLTEEAAGKEGFEVIVGYGKGPDRHPAKFPDTSMVTVKLIFSRDRGAILGAQITGGKSVGEMINVLALAIQKRLTASELYTLQIATHPLLTASPVGYQILQAAEDALAKLRAR is encoded by the coding sequence ATGGGGTACGACGTTGTTGTGATAGGGGCCAGTGCAGGCGGCCTTACAGCCGCAATTTCCGCCAAGAGGTTTTATCCGGACAAAAGTGTCCTTGTGATAAAGAAAGAGGAAGTCTCTATGGTCCCATGCGGAATTCCATACATATTTGGAACTCTGACTGAAGTTGATGATGACATCCTTCCCACGGAGAGGTTTCTGAAGCCACTGGGAGTGGAGACTCTAACCGACGAAGTCGTGGAGATAAACGCCAGGGAAAAGACTCTGAAAACGAAATCCGGCGAGGAAATAGGCTGGAAGAAACTGGTCATAGCAACTGGATCAAGGCCCCAGATTCCCGATATTCCCGGTGCGGACCTGGAAGGTGTCTTCACTGTCTCAAAAGACTACAACCACCTCAAAGAGCTTAAAACGAGGCTGGAAAATTCAGAAAAGGTCGTTATAATCGGCGGCGGCTTCATAGCCCTGGAAGTGGGAGACGAGATAAGAAAATCGGGGAAAGAAGTAACCCTCGTAGTTAGAAGCAGACTCCTTAGAAACTCCTTCGACCCGGAGTTCAGCGAGATGATAGAGGAAAGGCTCACGGAGAGCGGAATAAATATAGCCTACGGCAACGCGGAAGAACTCATCGGGAAGAGAAAGGTTGAGGGTGTTAAGCTGGCGGATGGAACTGAACTGCCCGCAGATACCGTCATACTGTCCACAGGTTACCGTCCAAACGTCGAACTCGCGGTCAAGGCAGGCCTGAAGGTTACGCGGTACGGGATATGGACCGACGAATACATGAGAACATCCTGCTCAGATATCTTCGCCGTCGGCGACTGCGTTGAACACAGGGACTTCTTTACGGGAAAGCCCTACCCACTCATGCTTGCCTCAACGGCCACCTTTGAGGCAAGAATAGCCGGGGCGAACCTCTTCAAGCTCCAGATAGTCAGGGAGAACAGAAGGACGATAGGGGCTTACTCCACCCACGTCGCTGGATTAACCCTCGCAGCGGCGGGTCTTACCGAGGAGGCCGCCGGAAAGGAGGGCTTTGAGGTGATAGTAGGCTACGGAAAGGGTCCCGACAGGCACCCGGCGAAGTTCCCGGACACGTCAATGGTGACGGTGAAGCTGATCTTCTCCCGCGACAGGGGGGCGATCCTCGGGGCCCAGATAACCGGCGGAAAGAGCGTCGGCGAAATGATAAACGTCCTAGCCCTGGCAATACAGAAGAGGCTCACCGCAAGCGAGCTCTACACGCTCCAGATAGCAACCCACCCGCTCCTCACGGCTTCCCCTGTGGGCTATCAGATACTCCAGGCTGCCGAAGACGCGCTGGCAAAGCTGAGGGCCAGATGA
- a CDS encoding signal recognition particle protein Srp54, producing MALERLGKALNSALKKLARSGTVDEVLIKEVVRDIQRALLQSDVNVRLVLQLTKRIQERALNEKPPAGVTAKEHVVKIVYEELTNFLGREAVPLEIKEKPTILLTVGIQGSGKTTTIAKLARHLTKRGYKVGLVCTDTWRPGAYFQLKQLVEPIGVEVFGDPNEKDAVKLAREGVEYFKGKGVDVIIVDTAGRHKDEAGLIEEMKQISAVVNPHEVILVIDGTIGQQAYHQAQAFKEATPIGSIIVTKLDGSAKGGGALSAVAATGAPIKFIGVGERVDDLEPFDPKRFVSRLLGLGDIEGLLEKFEELSKETEIKEEDVEKFLRGKFNLKDMYAQLEAMQKMGPLQKVLQMIPGLGYSLPEDAVKVGEEKLRRFRVIMDSMTEEELENPDIINYSRIKRIARGSGTSAKEVRELLSQYNQMRKMFKNLDKRKLAKMAKNFGGFGRLGI from the coding sequence ATGGCTCTGGAAAGACTTGGGAAGGCACTCAACAGTGCGCTTAAGAAACTCGCGAGGTCTGGAACAGTTGATGAGGTCCTCATAAAGGAAGTTGTGAGAGACATCCAGAGGGCCCTCCTTCAGTCTGACGTTAACGTGAGGCTCGTCCTTCAGCTGACGAAGAGGATACAGGAAAGGGCGCTCAACGAAAAGCCTCCAGCTGGCGTTACCGCTAAAGAGCACGTTGTTAAGATCGTTTACGAGGAGCTCACGAACTTCCTCGGAAGAGAGGCGGTCCCCCTGGAGATAAAGGAGAAGCCCACGATCCTTCTGACCGTTGGCATCCAAGGTTCGGGTAAGACCACGACAATAGCCAAACTGGCCCGGCATCTAACAAAGAGGGGCTACAAAGTGGGCCTCGTCTGTACCGACACCTGGCGTCCCGGTGCTTACTTCCAGCTCAAGCAGCTCGTGGAGCCGATAGGTGTGGAAGTGTTCGGTGACCCTAACGAGAAGGACGCCGTTAAACTCGCCAGGGAGGGCGTCGAGTACTTCAAGGGCAAAGGAGTTGACGTCATAATCGTCGACACCGCGGGTAGGCACAAGGACGAGGCCGGTCTCATCGAGGAGATGAAGCAGATCAGCGCCGTTGTGAATCCCCACGAGGTCATACTCGTGATAGACGGAACCATAGGCCAGCAGGCCTATCACCAGGCCCAAGCGTTTAAGGAGGCCACTCCAATAGGCTCCATAATAGTGACAAAACTCGATGGGAGTGCCAAAGGTGGAGGCGCCCTCTCTGCGGTGGCGGCCACAGGGGCCCCGATAAAGTTCATCGGTGTTGGTGAGAGGGTAGACGACCTCGAACCCTTTGACCCAAAGAGGTTCGTCTCCAGGCTGCTGGGACTGGGGGACATAGAGGGCCTCCTTGAGAAGTTCGAAGAGCTCAGCAAGGAGACGGAGATAAAAGAGGAGGACGTTGAGAAGTTCCTCAGAGGAAAGTTCAACCTCAAGGACATGTACGCCCAGCTTGAGGCCATGCAGAAGATGGGGCCCCTCCAGAAGGTTCTCCAAATGATACCGGGCCTTGGATACTCCCTTCCGGAGGATGCCGTGAAAGTGGGGGAGGAGAAGCTCAGGCGCTTCCGCGTCATCATGGACTCCATGACCGAGGAGGAGCTGGAGAACCCGGACATCATAAACTACTCCAGGATAAAGCGCATAGCGAGGGGTTCCGGGACTTCGGCCAAAGAAGTTAGGGAACTGCTGAGCCAGTACAACCAGATGAGAAAGATGTTTAAGAACCTCGACAAAAGGAAACTCGCCAAGATGGCCAAGAACTTTGGAGGATTCGGGAGGCTGGGAATATGA